From the Pomacea canaliculata isolate SZHN2017 linkage group LG14, ASM307304v1, whole genome shotgun sequence genome, one window contains:
- the LOC112555004 gene encoding arf-GAP domain and FG repeat-containing protein 1-like isoform X2, with translation MASNKRKQDEKHLKMLREMVALPSNKTCFDCHQRGPTYVNMTIGSFVCTSCSGILRGLNPPHRVKSISMASFTPEEMDFLKSHGNELNRKVYLGLYDNRTWPEPDSRDEQRVRDFMVQKYENKRFYVAPTEAMREEARHMNEAALSKQPQTKPLRSLLGENATKLVVGSSQQAQVNQNGTQAGAQPPSTMAAARPVAAASTPAPVQAPALTAKTSGFDLLGDLSNDPFASSAPQSSSSSAGGFADFDSFGATAAAPITQSSQPVQSSAPTTFPISNTPLQPFASSGSLQPLSATPLNSATAAAAPPPPASTATSFSAISDKYAALADLDSSFNTTPVQTTTINWGGSEPVTGGPINWGTAGSSGTSLGQPSSGLGDTGSALNWTSQGASSSASPSNLGMNWNSSIGSAPFAGGGVLGASSTVANPFGTSAPTLPQTANLPGSANPFATPVPASYGQPATVSTAAGFGYQPYTLQNGGFGMPSTATGFAYSTAAPTFAAPQGYQTQTGMAPAQGFGMQPPVTAAFGVQQPGFAGGWGQMGGNLPPHQPSVNPFMVGTPPHNSSQMPSSPFGQP, from the exons ATGGCGTCAAACAAGAGAAAGCAGGACGAGAAACATCTCAAAATGCTGCGAGAAATGGTGGCACTTCCAAGTAACAAAACATGCTTTGACTGTCATCAGAGGGGACCTACATATGTCAATATGACTATTGGTTCCTTCGTCTGCACATCATGCAGTGGCATTCT aCGAGGATTAAATCCACCCCACAGAGTGAAATCTATATCCATGGCTAGTTTTACACCAGAAGAAATGGATTTTCTCAAATCACATGGGAATGAG CTCAATCGAAAAGTCTACCTTGGTCTTTACGATAACAGAACCTGGCCTGAGCCAGATTCTAGGGATGAGCAGCGAGTCAGGGACTTTATGGTACAGAAATATGAGAACAAACGGTTTTATGTTGCACCCACAGAGGCTATGAGAGAAGAGGCTAGGCATATGAACGAAGCAGCACTAAGTAAACAGCCACAGACAAAGCCACTTCGGTCACTGCTTGGGGAAAACGCTACAAAACTTGTTGTTGGCAGCAGCCAG CAAGCACAGGTGAATCAGAACGGCACACAGGCAGGTGCTCAGCCACCAAGCACCATGGCGGCAGCAAGACCAGTTGCAGCAGCTTCCACACCAGCTCCAGTTCAAGCTCCAGCACTGACAGCCAAGACCAGTGGCTTTGACCTTCTGGGTGACCTAAGCAATGACCCTTTCGCCTCTTCTGCACCACAGTCTTCCAGTTCTTCAGCAG GAGGCTTTGCTGACTTTGACAGCTTTGGGGCAACTGCAGCAGCCCCAATCACTCAGTCATCCCAGCCTGTCCAGTCGTCTGCACCAACCACATTTCCTATCTCCAACA CACCCCTGCAGCCTTTTGCTAGTTCTGGAAGTCTGCAGCCCCTCTCTGCAACTCCCCTTAACTCAGccacagcagctgcagcaccGCCGCCCCCTGCCAGCACTGCAACCAGCTTCTCTGCCATCAGCGACAAGTATGCAGCCTTGGCAGACCTCGACAGCTCCTTCAACACCACCCCAGTCcaaacaacaaccatcaactGGGGGGGTTCTGAGCCTGTGACTGGAGGGCCAATCAACTGGGGGACAGCAGGCTCAAGTGGGACAAGTCTCGGGCAGCCCAGTTCTGGCCTGGGAGACACAGGGAGTGCCCTTAACTGGACCAGCCAGGGGGCCTCAAGCAGCGCCAGTCCCAGCAACCTTGGTATGAACTGGAACAGCAGTATTGGGAGTGCACCTTTCGCAGGAGGGGGTGTGCTTGGTGCATCTTCAACAG TTGCCAATCCCTTTGGAACCAGTGCTCCAACCTTGCCTCAGACAGCAAACTTGCCTGGTTCAGCAAACCCATTTGCCACACCAGTGCCTGCTTCTTATGGACAACCAGCCACAGTGTCCACTGCAGCAGGTTTTGGGTACCAACCATATACTCTTCAAAATGGAGGCTTTGGCATGCCATCCACAGCCACAGGTTTTGCCTACAGCACAGCTGCCCCAACATTTGCTGCCCCACAAGGCTACCAAACTCAGACAGGCATGGCCCCTGCTCAGGGCTTTGGAATGCAGCCACCTGTCACAGCAGCATTTGGCGTACAGCAACCAGGGTTTGCAGGAGGATGGGGCCAGATGGGCGGGAACCTACCACCCCATCAACCTTCAGTCAACCCATTTATGGTTGGTACTCCACCACACAATAGTAGCCAGATGCCCTCTTCGCCTTTTGGTCAGCCTTGA
- the LOC112555005 gene encoding serine/threonine-protein kinase Nek5-like, producing MDQALVEVKVLARCRHVNIVAYFEANVNNGCLQIDMEYADGGDMQRKILDQRGIHFDVEIILDWFIQICFALKYLHAQNILHRDLKPQNLFLTADGIVKLGDFGIAKILQDSSDHAFTAIGTPYYLSPEVCQRQPYNFKSDMWSAGCVLYELCSLHVPFQAQNLPLLVLKILDGNYEPIPSHNGAILEDLVTVLLNSDPYQRPSAVQILNVPALQSYVETSYRKCARHREIQQRLRSLAKQSESPGNCVETPVLSLQQKTYAVRKAVLRRLSVATPKRSSVTQQKKSAHSAEAALAPKRQRKEPAPVFKLENAVLHSTNISHRHHSEFEDNSENCKYAMCEKVQNNKDPFLTDEDSSNNILDQAPKQNYSEGMFMNCKSKEKMKCRPKDLETAHKLERQVIKKQDVESEDCSSNQSISQVTNSSVCKFQKAAEPGTQCHPAEKGQESKVTPSATYTLISQHAGAMERKYGEQCMCESSNCILQILYRSVKEGRHDKHASEQMLFRYLLDHLGASYCEEILKGVLKALKNGVDYSAFEESAGKITLNYLPVILQLAILLDNND from the exons ATGGATCAAGCGTTGGTCGAAGTGAAAGTTCTGGCTCGGTGTCGGCACGTGAACATCGTTGCTTATTTCGAAGCGAATGTCAATAATGGTTGTCTTCAGATTGACATGGAATATGCAGATGGAG GAGATATGCAGAGGAAAATTTTAGATCAAAGGGGAATTCATTTTGACGTTGAG atcATTCTGGACTGGTTTATACAGATCTGCTTTGCACTCAAGTACCTGCATGCTCAGAATATTTTACACAGAG ATCTGAAGCCACAGAACTTATTTTTGACTGCAGATGGCATTGTAAAACTTGGTGATTTCGGTATTGCCAAGATTCTTCAAGATAGTTCAGATCATGCTTTTACAGCCATTGGCACACCTTACTATCTTAGCCCTGAGGTCTGCCAAAGGCAACC CTACAACTTTAAGAGTGACATGTGGTCTGCTGGCTGTGTTCTCTATGAGCTGTGCTCTCTTCATGTGCCTTTTCAAGCACAGAACTTGCCACTTCTTGTCCTTAAGATTTTGGATGGAAATTATGAGCCTATACCAAG TCACAATGGTGCTATTCTTGAGGACCTTGTCACTGTTTTATTGAACAGTGACCCATATCAGAGACCCTCGGCTGTGCAAATATTAAACGTTCCTGCTCTGCAGAGTTATGTCGAAACAAGCTACAGGAAGTGTGCACGACACAGGGAGATTCAGCAGAGGTTAAGAAGTTTAGCTAAGCAGTCAGAATCGCCAGGCAATTGT GTGGAAACACCAGTACTTTCATTACAGCAAAAAACTTACGCAGTAAGAAAGGCTGTTCTCCGACGCCTGTCAGTAGCCACACCTAAAAGATCAAGTGTTACCCAGCAGAAGAAATCTGCTCATTCTGCAGAGGCTGCTTTGGCACCCAAACGGCAGCGAAAG GAGCCTGCTCCTGTCTTCAAACTGGAGAATGCAGTGCTGCACTCAACAAACATCTCTCACAGACATCACTCTGAGTTTGAAGATAATAGTGAAAATTGTAAATATGCAATGTGTGAAAAGGtccaaaataataaagatcCATTTTTAACAGATGAAGATTCTTCCAACAACATTTTGGATCAGGCACCCAAGCAAAATTACAGTGAGGGAATGTTTATGAATTGCAAATccaaagagaaaatgaaatgtagaCCAAAAGATTTAGAGACTGCACATAAACTTGAAAGACAAGTAATTAAGAAGCAAGACGTAGAATCTGAAGACTGCAGTAGCAACCAAAGCATTTCACAAGTCACAAATTCCAGTGTCTGCAAATTTCAAAAGGCTGCTGAACCAGGAACGCAATGCCATCCTGCTGAAAAGGGGCAGGAAAGTAAGGTGACTCCATCTGCAACTTATACATTAATATCTCAACATGCAGGTGCTATGGAAAGAAAATACGGTGAACAGTGTATGTGTGAATCCTCCAACTGCATACTGCAGATTTTATATCGATCGGTCAAAGAGGGACGACATGACAAGCATGCATCTGAGCAGATGCTTTTCAGGTATCTTCTTGATCATCTTGGTGCCTCTTACTGTGAAGAAATCTTGAAAGGTGTTTTAAAGGCACTCAAAAATGGTGTTGATTATTCAGCTTTTGAGGAAAGTGCAGGAAAGATAACCCTTAACTATCTGCCTGTGATTTTACAGCTGGCAATACTCCTAGACAACAATGACTAA
- the LOC112555433 gene encoding bifunctional D-cysteine desulfhydrase/1-aminocyclopropane-1-carboxylate deaminase, mitochondrial-like, with protein sequence MSSAEALTIPYEPPSWTKRLTCVPKRKIELAHPNTPIHKWTLPRVPEGFSVFIKRDDMTGSTLSGNKVRKLEFLLADAIDKGCSHLITCGSVQSNHCRAVAVAARQVGLTPHLFLRSDAEDVFDVGCEGNILLDRLCGAHIYLVPKICPYYTHLKPRMERLAQEILSRRGEKSYLFPVGGSNKIGLFGYINVFEELRQQNVMENFDDMVFACGSGGTASGLSVSNYLLGSKIRLHGIVVSNSEKHFYHHCDKTLQKVGLTDVSSKDLVNIVDGYKGKGYGQSTEEELDFICQVATSTGVLLDPSYTGKAALGMVKEMQKNPSRFKGKEILFLHTGGVYGLFDGRMSTVLQKKEDSQPSIKMWPDVEGPCPVDV encoded by the exons ATGTCTTCAGCAGAAGCGCTCACGATCCCGTATGAGCCACCTAGCTGGACGAAGAGACTAACATGTGTGCCCAAACGAAAGATTGAG TTAGCACATCCCAACACACCGATTCACAAATGGACTTTACCTAGAGTACCTGAAggattttctgttttcattaaaCGAGATGACATGACAGGCAGTACTCTGTCTGGAAATAAG GTGAGAAAACTGGAGTTCCTGCTGGCAGATGCCATTGACAAGGGCTGCAGTCACCTGATTACCTGCGGCTCAGTTCAGTCCAATCACTGCCGAGCTGTAGCAGTTGCTGCACGGCAGGTTGGCTTGACTCCACATCTCTTCTTGCGTTCGGATGCTGAG GATGTATTTGATGTTGGATGTGAGGGCAATATTCTTTTGGATCGCCTTTGTGGGGCACATATTTATCTTGTCCCAAAGATCTGTCCGTACTACACACATCTAAAACCCAGAATGGAACGGCTTGCTCAAGAAATACT TTccagaagaggagaaaaatccTACTTATTCCCAGTTGGTGGTTCAAACAAAATTGGTTTGTTTGGCTACATCAATGTGTTTGAGGAACTAAGACAGCAG AATGTTATGGAAAACTTTGATGACATGGTCTTTGCTTGTGGCAGTGGAGGAACGGCATCAGGGTTGTCTGTAAGCAATTATCTCCTGGGGTCCAAAATAAG ATTACATGGCATTGTGGTGAGCAACAGTGAGAAGCATTTTTATCACCACTGTGACAAGACATTGCAGAAAGTTGGTCTGACTGATGTTTCTTCAAAGGACCTGGTCAACATTGTAGATGGTTATAAAGGAAAGGGTTATGGTCAGTCTACAGAAGAAGAGCTTG ATTTCATCTGTCAGGTGGCAACATCTACAGGTGTATTGCTAGACCCCTCCTATACTGGCAAAGCTGCTCTTGGAATGGTAAAAGAGATGCAAAAAAATCCATCAAGATTCAAGGGCAAAGAAATCCTTTTCTTGCACACAG GGGGAGTTTATGGACTTTTTGATGGAAGGATGTCAACAGTATTGCAGAAGAAAGAGGACAGCCAACCATCCATTAAAATGTGGCCAGATGTGGAGGGACCTTGTCCTGTTGATGTCTGA
- the LOC112555004 gene encoding arf-GAP domain and FG repeat-containing protein 1-like isoform X4 → MVQKYENKRFYVAPTEAMREEARHMNEAALSKQPQTKPLRSLLGENATKLVVGSSQQAQVNQNGTQAGAQPPSTMAAARPVAAASTPAPVQAPALTAKTSGFDLLGDLSNDPFASSAPQSSSSSAGGFADFDSFGATAAAPITQSSQPVQSSAPTTFPISNTPLQPFASSGSLQPLSATPLNSATAAAAPPPPASTATSFSAISDKYAALADLDSSFNTTPVQTTTINWGGSEPVTGGPINWGTAGSSGTSLGQPSSGLGDTGSALNWTSQGASSSASPSNLGMNWNSSIGSAPFAGGGVLGASSTDAWNTSVVGKPGNPFLPQSVANPFGTSAPTLPQTANLPGSANPFATPVPASYGQPATVSTAAGFGYQPYTLQNGGFGMPSTATGFAYSTAAPTFAAPQGYQTQTGMAPAQGFGMQPPVTAAFGVQQPGFAGGWGQMGGNLPPHQPSVNPFMVGTPPHNSSQMPSSPFGQP, encoded by the exons ATGGTACAGAAATATGAGAACAAACGGTTTTATGTTGCACCCACAGAGGCTATGAGAGAAGAGGCTAGGCATATGAACGAAGCAGCACTAAGTAAACAGCCACAGACAAAGCCACTTCGGTCACTGCTTGGGGAAAACGCTACAAAACTTGTTGTTGGCAGCAGCCAG CAAGCACAGGTGAATCAGAACGGCACACAGGCAGGTGCTCAGCCACCAAGCACCATGGCGGCAGCAAGACCAGTTGCAGCAGCTTCCACACCAGCTCCAGTTCAAGCTCCAGCACTGACAGCCAAGACCAGTGGCTTTGACCTTCTGGGTGACCTAAGCAATGACCCTTTCGCCTCTTCTGCACCACAGTCTTCCAGTTCTTCAGCAG GAGGCTTTGCTGACTTTGACAGCTTTGGGGCAACTGCAGCAGCCCCAATCACTCAGTCATCCCAGCCTGTCCAGTCGTCTGCACCAACCACATTTCCTATCTCCAACA CACCCCTGCAGCCTTTTGCTAGTTCTGGAAGTCTGCAGCCCCTCTCTGCAACTCCCCTTAACTCAGccacagcagctgcagcaccGCCGCCCCCTGCCAGCACTGCAACCAGCTTCTCTGCCATCAGCGACAAGTATGCAGCCTTGGCAGACCTCGACAGCTCCTTCAACACCACCCCAGTCcaaacaacaaccatcaactGGGGGGGTTCTGAGCCTGTGACTGGAGGGCCAATCAACTGGGGGACAGCAGGCTCAAGTGGGACAAGTCTCGGGCAGCCCAGTTCTGGCCTGGGAGACACAGGGAGTGCCCTTAACTGGACCAGCCAGGGGGCCTCAAGCAGCGCCAGTCCCAGCAACCTTGGTATGAACTGGAACAGCAGTATTGGGAGTGCACCTTTCGCAGGAGGGGGTGTGCTTGGTGCATCTTCAACAG ACGCCTGGAACACTAGTGTAGTAGGAAAACCAGGCAACCCCTTCTTGCCGCAATCTG TTGCCAATCCCTTTGGAACCAGTGCTCCAACCTTGCCTCAGACAGCAAACTTGCCTGGTTCAGCAAACCCATTTGCCACACCAGTGCCTGCTTCTTATGGACAACCAGCCACAGTGTCCACTGCAGCAGGTTTTGGGTACCAACCATATACTCTTCAAAATGGAGGCTTTGGCATGCCATCCACAGCCACAGGTTTTGCCTACAGCACAGCTGCCCCAACATTTGCTGCCCCACAAGGCTACCAAACTCAGACAGGCATGGCCCCTGCTCAGGGCTTTGGAATGCAGCCACCTGTCACAGCAGCATTTGGCGTACAGCAACCAGGGTTTGCAGGAGGATGGGGCCAGATGGGCGGGAACCTACCACCCCATCAACCTTCAGTCAACCCATTTATGGTTGGTACTCCACCACACAATAGTAGCCAGATGCCCTCTTCGCCTTTTGGTCAGCCTTGA
- the LOC112555004 gene encoding arf-GAP domain and FG repeat-containing protein 1-like isoform X1, with protein sequence MASNKRKQDEKHLKMLREMVALPSNKTCFDCHQRGPTYVNMTIGSFVCTSCSGILRGLNPPHRVKSISMASFTPEEMDFLKSHGNELNRKVYLGLYDNRTWPEPDSRDEQRVRDFMVQKYENKRFYVAPTEAMREEARHMNEAALSKQPQTKPLRSLLGENATKLVVGSSQQAQVNQNGTQAGAQPPSTMAAARPVAAASTPAPVQAPALTAKTSGFDLLGDLSNDPFASSAPQSSSSSAGGFADFDSFGATAAAPITQSSQPVQSSAPTTFPISNTPLQPFASSGSLQPLSATPLNSATAAAAPPPPASTATSFSAISDKYAALADLDSSFNTTPVQTTTINWGGSEPVTGGPINWGTAGSSGTSLGQPSSGLGDTGSALNWTSQGASSSASPSNLGMNWNSSIGSAPFAGGGVLGASSTDAWNTSVVGKPGNPFLPQSVANPFGTSAPTLPQTANLPGSANPFATPVPASYGQPATVSTAAGFGYQPYTLQNGGFGMPSTATGFAYSTAAPTFAAPQGYQTQTGMAPAQGFGMQPPVTAAFGVQQPGFAGGWGQMGGNLPPHQPSVNPFMSTAAQQQLPPRGKSTNPFL encoded by the exons ATGGCGTCAAACAAGAGAAAGCAGGACGAGAAACATCTCAAAATGCTGCGAGAAATGGTGGCACTTCCAAGTAACAAAACATGCTTTGACTGTCATCAGAGGGGACCTACATATGTCAATATGACTATTGGTTCCTTCGTCTGCACATCATGCAGTGGCATTCT aCGAGGATTAAATCCACCCCACAGAGTGAAATCTATATCCATGGCTAGTTTTACACCAGAAGAAATGGATTTTCTCAAATCACATGGGAATGAG CTCAATCGAAAAGTCTACCTTGGTCTTTACGATAACAGAACCTGGCCTGAGCCAGATTCTAGGGATGAGCAGCGAGTCAGGGACTTTATGGTACAGAAATATGAGAACAAACGGTTTTATGTTGCACCCACAGAGGCTATGAGAGAAGAGGCTAGGCATATGAACGAAGCAGCACTAAGTAAACAGCCACAGACAAAGCCACTTCGGTCACTGCTTGGGGAAAACGCTACAAAACTTGTTGTTGGCAGCAGCCAG CAAGCACAGGTGAATCAGAACGGCACACAGGCAGGTGCTCAGCCACCAAGCACCATGGCGGCAGCAAGACCAGTTGCAGCAGCTTCCACACCAGCTCCAGTTCAAGCTCCAGCACTGACAGCCAAGACCAGTGGCTTTGACCTTCTGGGTGACCTAAGCAATGACCCTTTCGCCTCTTCTGCACCACAGTCTTCCAGTTCTTCAGCAG GAGGCTTTGCTGACTTTGACAGCTTTGGGGCAACTGCAGCAGCCCCAATCACTCAGTCATCCCAGCCTGTCCAGTCGTCTGCACCAACCACATTTCCTATCTCCAACA CACCCCTGCAGCCTTTTGCTAGTTCTGGAAGTCTGCAGCCCCTCTCTGCAACTCCCCTTAACTCAGccacagcagctgcagcaccGCCGCCCCCTGCCAGCACTGCAACCAGCTTCTCTGCCATCAGCGACAAGTATGCAGCCTTGGCAGACCTCGACAGCTCCTTCAACACCACCCCAGTCcaaacaacaaccatcaactGGGGGGGTTCTGAGCCTGTGACTGGAGGGCCAATCAACTGGGGGACAGCAGGCTCAAGTGGGACAAGTCTCGGGCAGCCCAGTTCTGGCCTGGGAGACACAGGGAGTGCCCTTAACTGGACCAGCCAGGGGGCCTCAAGCAGCGCCAGTCCCAGCAACCTTGGTATGAACTGGAACAGCAGTATTGGGAGTGCACCTTTCGCAGGAGGGGGTGTGCTTGGTGCATCTTCAACAG ACGCCTGGAACACTAGTGTAGTAGGAAAACCAGGCAACCCCTTCTTGCCGCAATCTG TTGCCAATCCCTTTGGAACCAGTGCTCCAACCTTGCCTCAGACAGCAAACTTGCCTGGTTCAGCAAACCCATTTGCCACACCAGTGCCTGCTTCTTATGGACAACCAGCCACAGTGTCCACTGCAGCAGGTTTTGGGTACCAACCATATACTCTTCAAAATGGAGGCTTTGGCATGCCATCCACAGCCACAGGTTTTGCCTACAGCACAGCTGCCCCAACATTTGCTGCCCCACAAGGCTACCAAACTCAGACAGGCATGGCCCCTGCTCAGGGCTTTGGAATGCAGCCACCTGTCACAGCAGCATTTGGCGTACAGCAACCAGGGTTTGCAGGAGGATGGGGCCAGATGGGCGGGAACCTACCACCCCATCAACCTTCAGTCAACCCATTTATG
- the LOC112555004 gene encoding arf-GAP domain and FG repeat-containing protein 1-like isoform X3 gives MTSCDIIPRPRPVSQLNRKVYLGLYDNRTWPEPDSRDEQRVRDFMVQKYENKRFYVAPTEAMREEARHMNEAALSKQPQTKPLRSLLGENATKLVVGSSQQAQVNQNGTQAGAQPPSTMAAARPVAAASTPAPVQAPALTAKTSGFDLLGDLSNDPFASSAPQSSSSSAGGFADFDSFGATAAAPITQSSQPVQSSAPTTFPISNTPLQPFASSGSLQPLSATPLNSATAAAAPPPPASTATSFSAISDKYAALADLDSSFNTTPVQTTTINWGGSEPVTGGPINWGTAGSSGTSLGQPSSGLGDTGSALNWTSQGASSSASPSNLGMNWNSSIGSAPFAGGGVLGASSTDAWNTSVVGKPGNPFLPQSVANPFGTSAPTLPQTANLPGSANPFATPVPASYGQPATVSTAAGFGYQPYTLQNGGFGMPSTATGFAYSTAAPTFAAPQGYQTQTGMAPAQGFGMQPPVTAAFGVQQPGFAGGWGQMGGNLPPHQPSVNPFMVGTPPHNSSQMPSSPFGQP, from the exons ATGACTTCTTGTGACATCATCCCACGGCCACGACCGGTCTCGCAG CTCAATCGAAAAGTCTACCTTGGTCTTTACGATAACAGAACCTGGCCTGAGCCAGATTCTAGGGATGAGCAGCGAGTCAGGGACTTTATGGTACAGAAATATGAGAACAAACGGTTTTATGTTGCACCCACAGAGGCTATGAGAGAAGAGGCTAGGCATATGAACGAAGCAGCACTAAGTAAACAGCCACAGACAAAGCCACTTCGGTCACTGCTTGGGGAAAACGCTACAAAACTTGTTGTTGGCAGCAGCCAG CAAGCACAGGTGAATCAGAACGGCACACAGGCAGGTGCTCAGCCACCAAGCACCATGGCGGCAGCAAGACCAGTTGCAGCAGCTTCCACACCAGCTCCAGTTCAAGCTCCAGCACTGACAGCCAAGACCAGTGGCTTTGACCTTCTGGGTGACCTAAGCAATGACCCTTTCGCCTCTTCTGCACCACAGTCTTCCAGTTCTTCAGCAG GAGGCTTTGCTGACTTTGACAGCTTTGGGGCAACTGCAGCAGCCCCAATCACTCAGTCATCCCAGCCTGTCCAGTCGTCTGCACCAACCACATTTCCTATCTCCAACA CACCCCTGCAGCCTTTTGCTAGTTCTGGAAGTCTGCAGCCCCTCTCTGCAACTCCCCTTAACTCAGccacagcagctgcagcaccGCCGCCCCCTGCCAGCACTGCAACCAGCTTCTCTGCCATCAGCGACAAGTATGCAGCCTTGGCAGACCTCGACAGCTCCTTCAACACCACCCCAGTCcaaacaacaaccatcaactGGGGGGGTTCTGAGCCTGTGACTGGAGGGCCAATCAACTGGGGGACAGCAGGCTCAAGTGGGACAAGTCTCGGGCAGCCCAGTTCTGGCCTGGGAGACACAGGGAGTGCCCTTAACTGGACCAGCCAGGGGGCCTCAAGCAGCGCCAGTCCCAGCAACCTTGGTATGAACTGGAACAGCAGTATTGGGAGTGCACCTTTCGCAGGAGGGGGTGTGCTTGGTGCATCTTCAACAG ACGCCTGGAACACTAGTGTAGTAGGAAAACCAGGCAACCCCTTCTTGCCGCAATCTG TTGCCAATCCCTTTGGAACCAGTGCTCCAACCTTGCCTCAGACAGCAAACTTGCCTGGTTCAGCAAACCCATTTGCCACACCAGTGCCTGCTTCTTATGGACAACCAGCCACAGTGTCCACTGCAGCAGGTTTTGGGTACCAACCATATACTCTTCAAAATGGAGGCTTTGGCATGCCATCCACAGCCACAGGTTTTGCCTACAGCACAGCTGCCCCAACATTTGCTGCCCCACAAGGCTACCAAACTCAGACAGGCATGGCCCCTGCTCAGGGCTTTGGAATGCAGCCACCTGTCACAGCAGCATTTGGCGTACAGCAACCAGGGTTTGCAGGAGGATGGGGCCAGATGGGCGGGAACCTACCACCCCATCAACCTTCAGTCAACCCATTTATGGTTGGTACTCCACCACACAATAGTAGCCAGATGCCCTCTTCGCCTTTTGGTCAGCCTTGA
- the LOC112555006 gene encoding kelch domain-containing protein 10-like → MSETSLPRSQFELIYPTAGAKVLSEKEPTGRSGHSMVANDGNLFVLGGYNPLGRTLSNGRPTVLEELWKFNFASRKWTKIEADGCPNTCASSCMFLRGNSLYVFGGTSYPFGQVISNTFKVCDIGNLDFDGQGAFWYVMETNPNVFNNQDTGDNLPPRAYGQSVIFHEDCVYTFGGAVGFYSEAVADMHRLNLRTLIWEQLSPAGEVPEGRYKQEIVTDRECFYIFGGGRLRQAEPVHTVYSYSYEENLWRRHTTYPDPQYGVPAPRCSFGLAQVNRDVYICGGQHYGPGVSTTIILDDIWHFSLDTFRWRKLSTCMPEPLYFHRVAISPSQHLYLYGGVQVNGRRTNRIYRFRLPFCIPRLTELCWDEVSQSWHQLSNEDPKCLQHVYGIPQGFCERVK, encoded by the exons ATGTCCGAAACATCTCTGCCAAGATCGCAATTTGAACTGATCTACCCAACGGCAGGGGCTAAGGTCTTGTCAGAAAAGGAACCGACCGGCAGAAGTGGGCATTCGATGGTTGCAAATGATGGCAACTTATTTGTGTTAGGTGGATACAATCCATTGGGACGAACACTAAGTAATGGCCGACCAACTGTTTTGGAGGAGTTATGGAAATTCAATTTTGCTTCTCGCAAATGGACTAAAATTGAAGCAGATGGCTGCCCCAATACATGTGCATCGTCGTGCATGTTTTTGCGCGGTAACAGTTTGTATGTCTTCGGCGGGACGTCTTATCCGTTTGGTCAGGTCATCAGTAACACCTTTAAAGTTTGTGACATCGGAAATTTAGATTTTGACGGACAGGGTGCCTTTTGGTATGTGATGGAAACTAACCCGAACGTTTTCAACAATCAAGACACAGGAGATAATCTTCCACCACGAGCATACGGACAAAGTGTTATATTCCATGAGGACTGCGTCTACACATTCGGTGGTGCCGTTGGTTTCTACAGTGAAGCAGTAGCTGATATGCATCGTCTAAATCTCAGAACATTAATTTGGGAGCAGCTAAGTCCTGCAGGCGAGGTACCCGAAGGTCGATACAAACAGGAGATCGTGACGGACAGAGAGTG CTTCTACATTTTTGGTGGTGGTCGACTGCGACAAGCTGAGCCAGTGCATACAGTTTACTCCTATAGCTATGAGGAGAACCTGTGGAGACGACACACCACCTACCCTGATCCTCAATATGGAGTTCCAGCACCCAGATGTAGCTTTGGGCTTGCTCAGGTTAACCGCGATGTGTACATTTGTGGTGGACAGCATTATGGCCCAGGTGTCTCAACCACCATCATTCTTGATGATATTTGGCATTTTTCTCTGGACACTTTCAGGTGGCGTAAATTATCCACATGCATGCCTGAGCCACTGTATTTCCATAGAGTAGCCATTTCACCCTCACAACACTTGTACCTTTACGGTGGAGTACAGGTTAATGGCAGACGTACAAATCGAATCTATCGGTTCCGCCTTCCTTTCTGTATTCCTAGATTAACTGAATTGTGCTGGGATGAGGTGTCTCAGTCATGGCATCAGCTTAGCAATGAGGATCCAAAGTGTCTGCAACATGTGTATGGGATTCCTCAAGGCTTTTGTGAAAGAGTCAAGTAA